ATCAGATAAATTTCTTCTTCGATTTGCCCCAAATGCCCTTCGACTTCGGGGTGTCCTTTGTGTCCGATAAGTATAATTTTTGCGCCGTCGCGAGAGTATTTTCTTATATTGTAATGCACTTTTTCCACAAGCGGGCAGGTCGCGTCCAAAATAGTGAGTTTTTTGTTTTTCGCCTCGCTGTATGCGCTCATTGCCGCTCCGTGCGCCGAAAAAATTATTACCGCCCCGTCCGGAACATCGCCGACTTCTTTCACGAAAACCGCCCCCAAATCCCGCAAAGAATTCACAACCGCTTTGTTGTGCACGATTTCGTTTTTCACATAAACGGGCGCGCCGTATTTTTCTATCGTCTTCTCCACGATGTTAATCGCCCTGTCCACTCCCGCGCAAAATCCTCGAGGATTAGCTAAAATGATTTTCATAAATTTTCTCCGATAAATTTCCCCGTCGCCGCTCGACCCTCCGCCCTTTGCGCGCAAAAATTCCGCGAAATAATTTCGACCGCATTCGGAAGCATTGCCGCCTGAATTTCAAGCAAACGCTCGCTCGAAGCAGGTTTTACCCAATCGCAAGTTCCGTGCCTGTCCAATGAATTAAGCTGAATTTTCGTCGGTTTTATTTCGCCGAAATAGTTTTTAAGCGCGGCAATTTCGTCGTCGCTGTCGTTAATTCCCGAAATTACAAAATATTCTACCCACATTATTCCTTTATATATACGCGCAAATTCGCGCAACCCATCCAAAACAAAATCCACGCAGACATTTTTTGCAGGACGGTTGATTTTTCGGAAACTTTCCTCAAAAAACGCGTCCACCGACGGCAAAACAAAGTCGGCGGGTAAAATTTCGTCGCGAATGCTTTTATCGACAAGCGAAACCGAATTAGTCAAAACGGCGATTTTAAATTGCGGATAATTCTTTTTTATATGCGAAATTATTTTCCCGCCCCCGCTGTTAAGTAGCGGCTCTCCGCTTCCGCCCAAGGTTAT
This Chitinivibrionia bacterium DNA region includes the following protein-coding sequences:
- a CDS encoding radical SAM protein; amino-acid sequence: MQNKHSVIFGPIQSRRLGSSLGLDLLPSKICSLDCVYCECGKTTTLTNERREYISADKIIDELDVFLRNNPPHIDVITLGGSGEPLLNSGGGKIISHIKKNYPQFKIAVLTNSVSLVDKSIRDEILPADFVLPSVDAFFEESFRKINRPAKNVCVDFVLDGLREFARIYKGIMWVEYFVISGINDSDDEIAALKNYFGEIKPTKIQLNSLDRHGTCDWVKPASSERLLEIQAAMLPNAVEIISRNFCAQRAEGRAATGKFIGENL